In a single window of the Carassius carassius chromosome 26, fCarCar2.1, whole genome shotgun sequence genome:
- the LOC132105775 gene encoding solute carrier family 25 member 3-like, with protein MYPTTITQLARSNPFQAPLFSIKPDQQQESLQIKRKLAAAVYDDADVSCEYGSNKYYALCGFGGVLSCGLTHTAVVPLDLIKCRIQVDPVKYKSIFNGFSVTLREDGFRGLGKGWAPTFIGYSMQGLCKFGFYEVFKVLYNDMLGEENAYLWRTSVYLAASASAEFFADIALAPMEACKVRIQTQPGYANTLRECGPKMHAEEGLKAFYKGVYPLWLRQIPYTMMKFACFERTVEMLYKYIVPKPRSECSKPEQLVVTFLAGYIAGVFCAVVSHPADSVVSLLNKEKGSSAVEVVKRLGPAGLWKGLFARIIMIGTLTALQWFIYDSVKVYFRLPRPPPPEMPESLKRKMGLLDY; from the exons ATGTACCCAACTACCATAACACAGCTGGCACGGTCGAATCCTTTCCAGGCTCCTCTTTTCTCCATTAAACCAGATCAGCAACAAGAGAGCTTGCAGATAAAACGCAAACTTGCTGCAGCAGTTTATGATG ATGCAGATGTGAGCTGTGAATATGGGTCAAATAAATATTATGCCCTCTGCGGCTTTGGTGGGGTTTTGAGTTgtggtctcacacacacagcagtcgtGCCCCTCGACCTCATTAAATGCCGCATACAG GTGGACCCGGTTAAGTACAAGTCCATCTTCAATGGTTTCTCAGTGACCCTGAGAGAGGATGGCTTTAGGGGTCTGGGCAAAGGGTGGGCTCCTACATTCATTGGTTACTCAATGCAAGGCCTTTGCAAGTTCGGTTTCTATGAAGTCTTTAAGGTGCTGTACAATGACATGCTTGGAGAG GAGAATGCTTATTTGTGGAGGACATCAGTGTATCTGGCCGCATCTGCCAGCGCTGAATTTTTTGCCGATATTGCACTGGCTCCTATGGAAGCATGTAAAGTGCGCATCCAGACGCAGCCCGGCTACGCTAACACCCTGAGAGAGTGCGGCCCCAAAATGCATGCTGAGGAGGGGCTAAAAGC GTTCTATAAAGGTGTTTATCCCTTGTGGCTGAGGCAGATCCCATACACCATGATGAAGTTTGCCTGTTTCGAGCGAACCGTGGAGATGCTGTACAAGTACATAGTACCAAAACCACGCAGTGAGTGCTCCAAACCTGAGCAGCTGGTGGTGACCTTTCTTGCTGGTTATATTG CTGGCGTGTTCTGTGCTGTGGTGTCCCATCCCGCTGACTCTGTGGTGTCTTTACTGAATAAAGAGAAAGGCAGTTCAGCTGTTGAGGTGGTGAAAAGGCTGGGACCCGCAG GTTTGTGGAAGGGTCTTTTTGCTCGAATCATTATGATTGGCACACTGACCGCTCTCCAGTGGTTCATCTACGACTCAGTGAAGGTGTACTTCCGTCTGCCCCGTCCACCGCCCCCTGAGATGCCCGAGTCCCTTAAGAGGAAGATGGGTCTCCTGGACTACTAG